The following nucleotide sequence is from Pedobacter sp. PACM 27299.
AACCTGGCCGACAACGTTTTTTTTCCAGCCTAAAAGATGCCTACCAGACTTATCGCAGCAGAAGTCAAAAGTCAACTTTAGCCCTACATGACCTTACCGTTAAATCATTATATCTTTGCTTTTACTTACTTCTAGCCATTATGGCCATAACGGGATTATTAATGGCTTTCGATCAGGAATTAGGGATTAGCAAAGCAACAAGCCATAGCATCAAAGACTTTCATGGTTTTTGCATGTATTTGATCCTGATATTTATTGCTGTACATATTATAGGTGTGCTGCTTGCCGAAAGAAAAGAAAGCAAGGGGATTGTATCTGACATGATTAATGGAGGAAAAGCATAGTAAACGTATACCATACAAAACAAGCCTAATTCAATTTCATTTATTCCTCCTTATTTTTCATCATCATTAGCAAAGAATAAGCGCCTTTAACCACAATCTTAGCGGTTTTAAAATCTAAGCCATCCGGTAATCCAACAGCAGTAAAGCACCCTCATTCTCTCCTACCTTAACCTCCTTGAATTCAAAAGTGTTTTTATCTTTTACCAGGAATAAAAACTGTTTTCCTTCAAACTGGCCTAACGCTTCGCTAGGAACAGCAGTTGAACTCACATTTTTCACTTGTACCACGGCATTAATAAAAGTACCTGGCACTAAGGATTTATCATAAGTTTCAAAATGACAATTAACGTCAGCATTTCCATCAGTAGAAAGGTCTTTACCAATCAGTAAAATAGTACATTTTCGTTTTTTTTCTACCTCATTATTGGTATAGGCAAGTAGTTGCTGACCTATGTAAAGCTGATGTAAATCTCTTTCTTTCAGAGCAAGGTGAATATCTGAGGGATTAACCAATTCAAAGAGCACTTCGGTAGAGTTAACATACTTCCCTATATTCACATTAACCTTAGTTCCCACCACCTGGTGTATTTGGCTGACAGCACTTAAACCTACAGGAATTGCAAAAATTAGACCTCCTATCAATAGGAAAACCTGGTTAAAATGATTAGGTTGAAACTAGTTCTTACATTTAACGCAATCCAACCATGAATATACAAAGGTTACTAAAGCCGCTGTTAACCCTGTCATTTCCTATTCTCTTCATTCCATTTGTATGTACAGCTCAAACCAAGGACACCTTAGCAGTATCAGATTATAGTCCAAAAGTGACTTCTTTCATCATTCCTACAATTTTCATTGGTTACGGATTGATATCCCTTGCAGGAAAAAACCCGATCAGAAGTCTCGACCTGACAACGAAAAACGAACTGCAGGAGGATCATCCATTATTTGCTGAACATGCAGATAACTACCTGCAGTACGCTCCAGCAGCGATTGTCTTTGGAATGAACCTGGCAGGAATAAAAGGTAGACACCATATTGGTGATGCTACAGGCATTTATCTGATGTCAATGGCCATCATGACCGGCTCAGTTACTACTTTGAAGCACCTCAGCAAACGAGAGAGACCTGACAACTCATCGGTCAATTCATTTCCTTCAGGACATACCGCCACAACATTTGCATCTGCAGAATTCCTAAAACAGGAATATGGGGATCGCTATCCATGGATGACTTATGCCGGTTTTGCCATTGCAACCGGAACAGGTGCTTTGAGAATGTACAACAACCGGCACTGGTTAAGTGATGTAGTTGCTGGAGCGGGATTCGGAATTTTGTCTACAAAGTTAAGCTATCTACTTTATCCTGAAGCAAAAAAGCTCTTATTTGGAAGAAAGGAATCTGCTTTTAGTTTTATGCCCACTTACCAAAATGGGAATGCAGGGTTTTATTTGAGCGGAAGTTTTTAAAATGAATACTACGCAAGTAGTGAACTGATTATTTAGTATCTTAATGTTTAATATCTTTAATTAACAAGTTATGTTCAGAAAAGTACTTTTAACTATCGCCGTATTAATGGTAGCCATACAATTTTCCAGGCCAGCTAAAAACATCTCGACCTTACATGGTCCGGAGGCCATTGATGCACATTACACTGTTCCTAAAGAGATTGGGGCACTTCTTCGAAGAAGCTGTTATGATTGCCATTCCAATACAACGGTCTATCCCTGGTATAGCAATATCCAACCGTTTGCCTGGTGGCAGCAAAGCCATGTCAATGATGGTAAGGAAGAATTAAACTTTGATGAATTTAATAGCTATGATGTTAAAAAGAAAAAGAAAAAACTGAATGAAGTAGCTGAAATGATTGAAAAGGATGAAATGCCATTAAATTCTTACACCTTGATACACCGAACAGCTATACTTTCTGCACAGGATAAAGACAAGCTGATCACATGGGCAAAGGAATTTCAGAAAACCATTAATTAATCTCATCACGAAAATAAAGTATCCTATGGAATTGGAAGACCACTATACCAACAGAAGTGGCTGGCTTAGGGCTGCAGTGTTAGGTGCCAACGATGGCATCCTGTCGACCACAAGTCTGGCTATAGGCATTGCT
It contains:
- a CDS encoding phosphatase PAP2 family protein; translated protein: MNIQRLLKPLLTLSFPILFIPFVCTAQTKDTLAVSDYSPKVTSFIIPTIFIGYGLISLAGKNPIRSLDLTTKNELQEDHPLFAEHADNYLQYAPAAIVFGMNLAGIKGRHHIGDATGIYLMSMAIMTGSVTTLKHLSKRERPDNSSVNSFPSGHTATTFASAEFLKQEYGDRYPWMTYAGFAIATGTGALRMYNNRHWLSDVVAGAGFGILSTKLSYLLYPEAKKLLFGRKESAFSFMPTYQNGNAGFYLSGSF
- a CDS encoding heme-binding domain-containing protein, whose product is MFRKVLLTIAVLMVAIQFSRPAKNISTLHGPEAIDAHYTVPKEIGALLRRSCYDCHSNTTVYPWYSNIQPFAWWQQSHVNDGKEELNFDEFNSYDVKKKKKKLNEVAEMIEKDEMPLNSYTLIHRTAILSAQDKDKLITWAKEFQKTIN